The stretch of DNA GCACGGCCGATACTACGAGGAGTTCGAGGTCGGCGATATCTACAAGCATCCCTTCGGACGCACCGTCACCGAGACGGACAACGTTTGGCTGACGAACGTCACGATGAATCTCAACCCGATGCACTTCAATGAAGCGTACGCCGCCGAGACGGAGTTCGGCGAACGGCTCGTCGACGGCACGTTCGTCATCGCGCTGGTCGTCGGGATGAGCGTGATCGACGTCTCCGTGAACGCGACTGCAAACCTCGGCTACGACGATATCCGCCACCACGCTCCCGTCTATCACGGCGATACGCTCTTCGCCGAGAGCGAAGTGATCGACAAACGCGAGAGCGGTTCCCGAGATCACGTCGGGATCGTGACGACCGAACTGCGCGGCTACAATCAGGACGGCGACCTCGTGATCTCCCTCGAGCGCACGCCGATGGTGCTCAAACGCGAGCACGCCCAGCCCAGCCCGGCGAAGCCACCCGGCTGGCCGGAGGGGATCGGAACGCAGCCGGAGAACGACTCATGAGCGGCGGACTCGAGAAGACGGATGCGCCGGTCGACGCCGCGTCGGCCG from Natronorubrum tibetense GA33 encodes:
- a CDS encoding MaoC family dehydratase, whose amino-acid sequence is MTTDDQTDGETRIVEGWHGRYYEEFEVGDIYKHPFGRTVTETDNVWLTNVTMNLNPMHFNEAYAAETEFGERLVDGTFVIALVVGMSVIDVSVNATANLGYDDIRHHAPVYHGDTLFAESEVIDKRESGSRDHVGIVTTELRGYNQDGDLVISLERTPMVLKREHAQPSPAKPPGWPEGIGTQPENDS